A single genomic interval of Nocardioides nitrophenolicus harbors:
- a CDS encoding ABC transporter ATP-binding protein: protein MTLDATDLEVSYGAVSALKGVSLRIGDGEAVALIGSNGAGKSTALKTLSGMLAPRAGVVLHDGTDIAGAATHVIARRGIAHVPEGRRLFPRMSVRENLRLGAFHRKDRQVNDDLDAQLDLFPRLRERLDQEAGTLSGGEQQMVAISRALMSRPSLLLLDEPSLGLSPLMVQTVFEAVAAIHAAGTALLLVEQNAGQALAVTTRGYVMRSGEIVKEGDSQALATDPMVREIYLGASPSAPEPAV, encoded by the coding sequence ATGACGCTCGACGCGACGGACCTCGAGGTCAGCTATGGCGCGGTCAGCGCGCTCAAGGGCGTCAGCCTGCGCATCGGCGACGGCGAGGCCGTCGCCCTGATCGGCAGCAACGGCGCCGGCAAGAGCACGGCCCTGAAGACGCTGAGCGGCATGCTCGCGCCGCGTGCCGGCGTCGTCCTCCACGACGGGACCGACATCGCCGGTGCGGCGACCCACGTGATCGCCCGACGCGGGATCGCGCACGTCCCGGAGGGCCGACGCCTCTTCCCGCGGATGAGCGTGCGCGAGAACCTGCGCCTCGGCGCCTTCCACCGCAAGGACCGGCAGGTCAACGACGATCTGGACGCCCAGCTCGATCTCTTCCCACGGCTGCGCGAGCGACTCGACCAGGAGGCGGGGACGCTCTCGGGCGGCGAGCAGCAGATGGTGGCGATCTCGCGCGCACTGATGTCGCGTCCCTCGCTCCTGCTGCTCGACGAGCCGAGCCTCGGCCTGTCACCCCTGATGGTGCAGACGGTGTTCGAGGCCGTCGCCGCCATCCATGCGGCCGGGACCGCCCTGCTGCTCGTCGAGCAGAACGCCGGCCAGGCGCTCGCCGTGACGACCCGCGGCTACGTCATGCGCAGCGGCGAGATCGTCAAGGAGGGCGACAGCCAGGCGCTGGCGACCGATCCGATGGTGCGCGAGATCTACCTCGGCGCCAGCCCGTCCGCCCCCGAGCCCGCGGTCTGA
- a CDS encoding AMP-binding protein — protein sequence MSVRIGAVDVDQTLPGLLERAARQWPDRVFLRIDGADTTFAEFRDQVARLAAGLAEQGLGPGGRLNVFMRNSLACVQTWFAATWLGASWVPINTEWRGRTLHDAVELAAPAVIIVDDDLADALRDALGDGPHAPILAAAMPDGVASVGPWMGGVALPPAGVRSTDTAGMLYTSGTTGRSKACVLSHRYFISQAAIAVRDFGLRDDDVLYCPFPLFHADATALTTVPALLVGGTAALGRRFSASRFWDEVRTTGATVFDFMGATLSILYKAEPRPDDREHRVRLAWGVPVPDWAPEFERRFGLQVVELYGSVEANIPITQPWDQPKVLGSCGRVTPEFEVRIADEGGDDVPDGEVGELLIRPRIAGTVLDAYFANAEATAAAFRGLWFHSGDLARRDADGNVFFVGRGKDSIRRRGENISALEVEEGVEAHPDVVECAAVGVPSELTEEEVKVFVVPRAGSGVDAASIWRHCEATMARFQVPRYIAFVDALPKTPTGKVSKAAFTEVFADVLTHERQEVARPVASL from the coding sequence ATGAGCGTGCGCATCGGCGCGGTCGACGTCGACCAGACCCTGCCCGGACTCCTCGAGCGCGCCGCACGGCAGTGGCCCGACCGCGTCTTCCTCCGCATCGACGGCGCCGACACGACCTTCGCCGAGTTCCGCGACCAGGTGGCCCGCCTCGCGGCCGGGCTCGCCGAGCAGGGACTCGGCCCCGGAGGCCGGCTGAACGTCTTCATGCGCAACTCGCTCGCCTGCGTGCAGACCTGGTTCGCGGCGACCTGGCTCGGCGCCTCGTGGGTGCCGATCAACACCGAGTGGCGGGGCCGGACGCTGCACGACGCCGTCGAGCTGGCCGCGCCGGCGGTGATCATCGTGGACGACGACCTCGCCGACGCCCTCCGGGACGCCCTGGGAGACGGGCCGCACGCCCCGATCCTGGCCGCTGCGATGCCCGACGGGGTCGCCTCGGTCGGCCCGTGGATGGGCGGCGTCGCGCTGCCGCCCGCCGGGGTGCGGTCGACCGACACCGCCGGCATGCTCTACACGTCGGGCACCACCGGCCGGTCGAAGGCCTGTGTGCTCTCCCACCGCTACTTCATCTCCCAGGCGGCGATCGCCGTCCGCGACTTCGGGCTGCGGGACGACGACGTGCTGTACTGCCCGTTCCCCCTGTTCCACGCCGACGCGACCGCCCTGACGACCGTGCCCGCGCTGCTGGTCGGCGGCACCGCCGCGCTGGGCCGGCGGTTCTCGGCGTCGCGGTTCTGGGACGAGGTCCGCACCACGGGCGCCACCGTGTTCGACTTCATGGGCGCCACCCTCTCGATCCTCTACAAGGCCGAGCCCCGCCCCGACGACCGTGAGCACCGGGTCCGGCTCGCCTGGGGGGTGCCGGTACCCGACTGGGCCCCGGAGTTCGAGCGACGGTTCGGTCTCCAGGTGGTCGAGCTCTACGGGAGCGTCGAGGCCAACATCCCGATCACCCAGCCGTGGGACCAGCCGAAGGTGCTCGGCTCCTGTGGTCGGGTCACGCCCGAGTTCGAGGTCCGGATCGCCGACGAGGGCGGCGACGACGTACCGGACGGCGAGGTCGGCGAGCTGCTGATCCGCCCGCGCATCGCCGGGACGGTGCTCGACGCCTACTTCGCGAACGCCGAGGCGACGGCAGCAGCCTTCCGCGGGCTGTGGTTCCACAGCGGCGACCTGGCCCGCCGTGACGCCGACGGCAACGTGTTCTTCGTGGGCCGGGGAAAGGACTCGATCCGCCGGCGCGGCGAGAACATCAGCGCGCTCGAGGTCGAGGAGGGCGTCGAGGCGCATCCCGACGTCGTCGAGTGCGCCGCCGTCGGAGTGCCCAGCGAGCTCACCGAGGAGGAGGTCAAGGTCTTCGTGGTGCCGCGCGCCGGCAGTGGCGTCGATGCCGCGTCGATCTGGCGGCACTGCGAGGCGACGATGGCGCGCTTCCAGGTCCCGCGCTACATCGCCTTCGTGGACGCGCTCCCCAAGACGCCCACCGGGAAGGTGAGCAAGGCGGCGTTCACCGAGGTCTTCGCCGACGTGCTGACCCATGAGCGGCAGGAGGTGGCGCGCCCGGTCGCCTCGCTCTAG
- a CDS encoding ABC transporter ATP-binding protein → MTTEHLLTARGLAKRFGGLVAVDGVDLTVPEQEVVGIIGPNGAGKTTLLNMLSGALRADQGTILLDGADITRRNAAQRAALGLRRTFQNIRLFASMTVLENVVVGMHAQTRGWIAGGILGGPRVARAERDAFDTALGVLDSLGLATRADSLAGSLSYGEQRRVEIARALASSPRVLLLDEPAAGLNSAEKREAAELIRALPEQYGLSVVLVEHDMDLVTHTCATVSVIEYGRPLCAGRPAEVLGDQRVIDAYLGTAVAR, encoded by the coding sequence ATGACCACCGAACACCTGCTGACCGCCCGCGGGCTCGCCAAGCGCTTCGGCGGACTGGTCGCCGTCGACGGCGTCGACCTCACCGTGCCCGAGCAGGAGGTCGTCGGCATCATCGGCCCCAACGGGGCCGGCAAGACGACCCTGCTCAACATGCTCAGCGGCGCGCTGCGCGCCGACCAGGGCACGATCCTGCTCGACGGCGCCGACATCACCCGCCGCAACGCCGCGCAGCGAGCGGCGCTCGGGCTGCGCCGGACCTTCCAGAACATCCGGCTCTTCGCGAGCATGACCGTCCTCGAGAACGTCGTGGTCGGCATGCACGCCCAGACCCGCGGCTGGATCGCCGGCGGCATCCTCGGCGGCCCCCGGGTCGCCCGGGCCGAGCGGGACGCGTTCGACACCGCGCTCGGCGTCCTCGACTCACTCGGGCTGGCGACCCGGGCCGACAGCCTCGCCGGCAGCCTGTCGTACGGCGAGCAGCGCCGGGTCGAGATCGCCCGCGCCCTCGCGTCGTCCCCGCGGGTGCTGCTGCTCGACGAGCCGGCCGCCGGTCTCAACAGCGCCGAGAAGCGCGAGGCGGCCGAGCTGATCCGCGCCCTGCCCGAGCAGTACGGACTGTCCGTCGTCCTCGTCGAGCACGACATGGACCTGGTGACCCACACCTGCGCGACGGTCTCGGTGATCGAGTACGGACGGCCCCTGTGCGCCGGCCGTCCGGCCGAGGTGCTCGGTGACCAGCGCGTCATCGACGCCTATCTCGGAACGGCGGTGGCGCGATGA
- a CDS encoding enoyl-CoA hydratase/isomerase family protein, with protein MTTPTPSPTPSPTPTPSPAPVVVESGPGDVAVVTLNRPHALNALNVDLLVGLTDALRTVHGSGPVIVRGAGRAFCVGEDLKETLAPATGTAEELRTAFELLQDVTRLMVSNPAPVIAAVQGYAVGGGAEIALAADVVLLEHGTRIRFPEVPIGHAHTGGISDRLTRMVGLLRAKELLFTGRWVEHDEALRIGLVTTVADDAFAAARDLAAALGGQPARSLAAAKRAVEASCSTQLEATLRLEVEAALYCFASAEAEATFEQFTTSGTVAGAR; from the coding sequence ATGACCACCCCGACCCCCAGCCCGACCCCCAGCCCGACCCCCACCCCGAGCCCCGCGCCGGTCGTCGTCGAGTCCGGCCCCGGCGACGTCGCCGTCGTCACCCTCAACCGCCCGCACGCGCTGAACGCACTGAACGTGGACCTGCTGGTCGGCCTCACCGACGCGCTGCGCACGGTCCACGGCAGCGGCCCGGTGATCGTCCGCGGTGCCGGCCGCGCGTTCTGCGTGGGCGAGGACCTCAAGGAGACGCTCGCGCCGGCGACCGGCACCGCGGAGGAGCTGCGCACGGCCTTCGAGCTGCTCCAGGACGTCACCCGGCTGATGGTGAGCAACCCGGCGCCGGTGATCGCCGCGGTCCAGGGCTACGCCGTCGGCGGCGGTGCCGAGATCGCCCTCGCCGCCGACGTCGTCCTCCTCGAGCACGGCACCCGGATCCGGTTCCCCGAGGTGCCGATCGGGCACGCCCACACCGGCGGGATCAGCGACCGGCTGACCCGCATGGTCGGCCTGCTCCGCGCGAAGGAGCTGCTCTTCACCGGACGCTGGGTCGAGCACGACGAGGCGCTGCGCATCGGTCTGGTCACCACCGTGGCCGACGACGCCTTCGCCGCGGCCCGTGACCTGGCCGCGGCCCTGGGTGGTCAGCCGGCGCGCTCCCTCGCGGCGGCGAAGCGCGCGGTCGAGGCGTCCTGCTCCACGCAGCTCGAGGCCACCTTGCGACTGGAGGTCGAGGCCGCGCTGTACTGCTTCGCCTCCGCCGAGGCCGAGGCGACCTTCGAGCAGTTCACCACCAGCGGCACCGTGGCGGGCGCTCGATGA
- a CDS encoding oxidoreductase, translated as MSDWNVADLPDQTGRTIVVTGPTLGGLGHHTALELARRGARVILAGRNPAKVEETVGAIRGEVPAAQLEALHLDLASLSSVRTAAAAVAQVGPIDVLVNNAGVMGTKYSRTADGLELQLATNHFGPFLLTGLLLPQLVRSEDGRVVTVSSLFHTFAGKAPLGPPREQTGRYHTWRVYGQSKLANLYFTTELDRRLRAADLPVRALAAHPGFAGTHLAANGQYGRSTGGIASILDAGVKAVSQSAAAGAWPTLMAATADLPGDTFVGPGGFRQLSGPPRVVGRSRLARNADHARRLWEISEQTVDLRYP; from the coding sequence ATGTCTGACTGGAATGTCGCCGACCTGCCCGACCAGACCGGCCGCACCATCGTCGTGACCGGACCGACCCTCGGCGGCCTCGGCCACCACACCGCCCTCGAGCTCGCCCGCCGGGGCGCGCGGGTGATCCTGGCCGGGCGCAACCCCGCGAAGGTCGAGGAGACCGTCGGCGCGATCCGGGGCGAGGTCCCGGCCGCCCAGCTCGAGGCGCTGCACCTGGACCTCGCGAGCCTCAGCTCGGTGCGCACCGCCGCGGCCGCCGTCGCGCAGGTCGGCCCGATCGACGTACTGGTCAACAACGCGGGGGTGATGGGCACCAAGTACTCCCGCACCGCCGACGGCCTCGAGCTGCAGCTGGCGACCAACCACTTCGGGCCGTTCCTGCTGACCGGCCTGCTGCTGCCGCAGCTGGTGCGGAGCGAGGACGGCCGGGTGGTGACGGTGTCCTCGCTGTTCCACACCTTCGCCGGCAAGGCGCCGCTGGGGCCGCCGCGCGAGCAGACCGGCCGGTACCACACCTGGCGGGTCTACGGGCAGTCCAAGCTCGCGAACCTCTACTTCACCACCGAGCTCGACCGTCGCCTGCGCGCCGCCGACCTCCCGGTCCGCGCCCTCGCCGCCCACCCCGGCTTCGCGGGCACCCATCTCGCCGCCAACGGCCAGTACGGCCGGTCCACCGGCGGCATCGCCTCCATCCTCGACGCCGGCGTGAAGGCCGTCTCCCAGTCCGCCGCCGCCGGCGCCTGGCCGACGCTGATGGCCGCCACCGCCGACCTCCCCGGCGACACCTTCGTCGGCCCCGGCGGCTTCCGCCAGCTCTCGGGCCCGCCCCGCGTCGTCGGCCGCAGCCGGCTGGCCCGCAACGCCGACCATGCCCGGCGGCTGTGGGAGATCAGCGAGCAGACCGTCGACCTCAGGTACCCGTAG
- a CDS encoding maleylpyruvate isomerase family mycothiol-dependent enzyme: MSERDLLGGYVETWWSAVGDLVALLEELDADDWTRPTDLAGWDVKAVASHTAHLESLLAGGPDETADIGEPAHVTGPMGQFTEIGVVTRRDREPAAIIDEIRATTSARHATLTATPPHDAGAPADGIFGLIGWNTRTLLRNRPLDVWMHEQDIRRAVGRPGSLDSPGAQHTADYLVEAFGFVVGKRVAPPAGTTAVLAVDGSAPIAVRVGDDGRAQRLDVAPDAPDVALAMDRESFIVLAGGRRTAVPGAVTVSGDQELGARIVASLATTP, translated from the coding sequence ATGAGCGAGCGCGACCTGCTGGGCGGGTACGTCGAGACCTGGTGGAGCGCCGTCGGGGACCTGGTGGCGCTGCTCGAGGAGCTCGACGCCGACGACTGGACCCGGCCGACCGACCTGGCCGGCTGGGACGTGAAGGCGGTCGCCTCCCACACCGCCCACCTCGAGTCGCTCCTCGCCGGCGGACCCGACGAGACCGCCGACATCGGCGAGCCGGCCCATGTCACCGGTCCGATGGGCCAGTTCACCGAGATCGGCGTGGTCACCCGCCGCGACCGGGAGCCGGCCGCCATCATCGACGAGATCCGCGCCACCACTTCGGCCCGGCACGCCACCCTGACCGCCACGCCTCCCCACGACGCCGGCGCGCCGGCCGACGGGATCTTCGGCCTGATCGGCTGGAACACCCGCACCCTCCTGCGCAACCGCCCCCTCGACGTGTGGATGCACGAGCAGGACATCCGCCGCGCCGTCGGCCGGCCCGGCAGCCTCGACAGCCCGGGCGCCCAGCACACCGCCGACTACCTCGTCGAGGCGTTCGGGTTCGTCGTCGGCAAGCGGGTCGCCCCGCCCGCGGGCACGACGGCCGTGCTCGCCGTCGACGGCAGCGCGCCGATCGCCGTGCGGGTCGGTGACGACGGGCGCGCGCAGCGGCTGGACGTCGCGCCGGACGCGCCGGACGTGGCGCTCGCCATGGACCGTGAGAGCTTCATCGTGCTGGCCGGCGGCCGTCGTACCGCCGTGCCGGGGGCCGTGACCGTCTCGGGTGACCAGGAGCTCGGCGCGCGGATCGTCGCCAGCCTCGCCACCACTCCCTAA
- a CDS encoding branched-chain amino acid ABC transporter permease: MALLTPTRPARPKAARRTGSPDAASRRAAVKQVGLLVAACLVLILAAPSDYTVRIATLVLIYAALAMGLNVVVGLAGLLDLGFIAFFGVGAYSYALLASALHDIHVDFWLMLPVGMLVAALLGALVGLPALRTHGDYLAIVTLGFGEIVFILLVNLDRPVNITNGPQGVLGIDLPSIGGWEIGKEGVFLGAFGLTPTMQFFVMATLYVAGVMFCALRLRDARLGRAWRAMRESEAATSSCGVSIVRAKMSAFLFGASVAGGAGVLTAAWYGSVFPDSFLFSESIKVLAMVVLGGIGSVWGALVGALVLVLMPELLREFDQYRLLIFGLVLVLVMRLRPQGLFGARTPGGRPPGAVLPGARIWRRLRRPHDRGGRS; the protein is encoded by the coding sequence ATGGCCCTCCTCACCCCCACCCGGCCCGCGCGCCCGAAGGCCGCCCGCCGTACCGGCTCGCCCGACGCCGCCTCGCGACGGGCCGCGGTCAAGCAGGTGGGCCTCCTGGTCGCCGCCTGCCTGGTCCTCATCCTCGCGGCGCCGAGCGACTACACGGTCCGGATCGCGACCCTCGTGCTGATCTACGCCGCCCTGGCGATGGGCCTCAACGTCGTCGTCGGCCTCGCCGGACTGCTCGACCTCGGGTTCATCGCGTTCTTCGGCGTCGGCGCCTACTCCTACGCGCTGCTGGCCAGCGCCCTCCACGACATCCACGTCGACTTCTGGCTGATGCTGCCGGTCGGCATGCTCGTCGCCGCGCTGCTCGGGGCCCTGGTCGGCCTGCCCGCCCTGCGCACCCACGGCGACTACCTGGCGATCGTGACGCTCGGTTTCGGCGAGATCGTCTTCATCCTGCTGGTGAATCTCGACCGCCCGGTCAACATCACCAACGGACCGCAGGGCGTGCTCGGCATCGACCTGCCGTCGATCGGGGGCTGGGAGATCGGCAAGGAGGGCGTCTTCCTCGGCGCCTTCGGCCTCACCCCGACGATGCAGTTCTTCGTCATGGCCACCCTGTACGTCGCCGGCGTGATGTTCTGCGCGCTGCGGCTGCGCGACGCCCGGCTCGGCCGGGCCTGGCGGGCGATGCGCGAGAGCGAGGCCGCGACCAGCTCGTGCGGCGTGAGCATCGTGCGGGCCAAGATGTCGGCCTTCCTGTTCGGTGCGAGCGTCGCCGGCGGCGCCGGCGTGCTGACCGCTGCCTGGTACGGCTCGGTGTTCCCCGACAGCTTTTTGTTCTCGGAGTCCATCAAGGTGCTGGCGATGGTCGTCCTCGGCGGAATCGGCAGCGTCTGGGGCGCCCTCGTGGGCGCGCTGGTCCTGGTCCTGATGCCCGAGCTGCTGCGCGAGTTCGACCAGTACCGGCTGCTCATCTTCGGCCTGGTCCTGGTGCTCGTCATGCGCCTGCGGCCGCAGGGCCTGTTCGGCGCGCGCACCCCGGGTGGCCGTCCTCCGGGGGCGGTACTTCCGGGCGCACGCATCTGGCGGCGCCTGCGCCGCCCCCACGACCGAGGAGGAAGGTCATGA